In Oxalobacteraceae bacterium OTU3CINTB1, the sequence CGGCCGCACCTCGGCCGTCGCCAATTGATGATAATTGCCCGTCATGGTGCCTCCGGTGATGTCGGGTTGTCCGCTGGCGGATTAGCCAGCCCACATGTTGCACGATATTACCATTGCGCGCGATCGAAGTCTGCCTGCGGAAGGCGCCGTTGGCCGGTGATGGCCCCTTGATAGTCCTTATTCTTGCCAAGATGCAGCCCATACCGTACATTGGGACGTTGCCGTCAAATACGTGCTCGGGGAGGTTGTTCGATGTCTGGTATTCAAGGCCGTTTGACGCTGCTCTTCGTGGTCATCGTGACCCTGGTGCTGGGCATTTCCGGCACTTACGCGCAATACAGCCTCGGGCACGAACTCGAAGTGAGCAGCCAGCGCCTGCGCCAGGGCGTGCTGACCCGGCTGCAAACCAGCCTGCCGTCGGCGTTGTGGGACCTCGACAAGGCCAAGGTCGACAACATCGTCGCCGCCGAGATGATGCCGCCCGAACTGGTGTCGATCCGCGTCTACGACACCTCGGTCGGCCTGTTTTCCGGCCGCCTGCGCCACGAGGACGGCAAAATCAGCACCATCGAAAACGACGCGGCCGTGGCCGGCACGCCGGTGGTGGCCGACCTGGCCTACCGCGACTCCGGCGCCGCCGGGGCCGCGCTCAAGCCGGTCATCGTCGGCCGCGTGGTGGTCAACTTCAGCCGCGCCCAGATCGACGCCACGCTGGCCGCCGAGGTGCGCCGCAAGGTGATCGAAGTGTTGCTGCTGGACCTCATCCTGGTGGCGGCGCTGGCGTTGTCGCTGCGCATCGTGTTCGACCCGCTCAAGCGCCTGCGCGACGGCCTGTTCGACCTGGCCACGCGCGGCAGCGACGAGGTCGAGGAATTGCCCGACAGCCGCCGCGACGAGCTCGGCGAGGTGATCCGCGGCTTCAACGCCATCCAGCGCAAGGTCAAATCGAACATCCAGCGCATCCGCGAGGCCGAGGACGAGGCCCGCAAGTCGGCCCAGGCCACCGCCCGCGCCATGGCCGACCTGCGCCGCACGCAGGAATCGCTGTTGCAGGCCGAACGGCTGGCCTCGCTGGGCGGCCTGGTGGCCGGCGTCGCCCACGAAATCAACACGCCGGTCGGCATCGCCCTGACCAGCGCGTCGGTGCTGATGGAGGCGACCGAAAAGGTGCAACTGGCCGTCGAAGGCGGCAACATCAAGAAGTCCGACATCATGCGCTACCTGGACACGGCGGCCGAGAGCACGCGCCTGATCATGAACAACGCCTACCGCGCCGCCCACCTGATCCACAGCTTCAAGCAGATCGCCGTCGACCAGGTCAGCGAGGCGCGCCGCCGCTTCGAATTGCGCGATTATATAAACGAAGTGGTATCCAGCCTGCAGCCCAAGCTGAAGAAGACGCATATCGCGGTCGGCATCGATTGCCCGCCCGATATCATGCTCGACAGCTACCCGGGCGCGCTGGCGCAGGTGATCACCAATTTGACGCTCAACTGCGTCGACCACGCGTTCGAGCCGGACGACGAGGGCCGCATTACCATCGACGTGGCGCGCCAGGGCGACTGGATCGAGATGCGGGTGAGCGACAACGGCAAGGGCATCGCGCCGGAAATGCTGGACAAGGTGTTCGACCCGTTCGTGACCACGCGGCGCGGGCAGGGCGGCACCGGGCTCGGGCTGAACATCGTGTTCAATCTGATGGCCAAACAGTTCGGCGGCACGGTCACGGTCGCCAGCGTGCTGGGCCATGGCGCCACGTTCACGCTGCGCATGCCGTGCGTGACGCCGGTCGACGACACCAGCGGGCAGACGGACATCCGCCTGCCCGCGTAGAACGAGGAGCAGCGATGAACAGGATCACAGGGGAATTCAGCGTCAAGATGCAGCCGGAATCAGCCTCGGCGGTGGCTGCCGACACCGGCGTCGGCCGCATGTCGCTCGACAAGCAATACCACGGCGCGCTGACCGCCACCGGCAAGGGCGAGATGCTGGCCTATATGGACAGCGCGCTGGGCTCGGGCGTGTATGTGGCGATCGAGCGGGTCGAGGGCACGCTCGACGGCAAACGCGGCAACTTTCTGCTGCACCACCGCGGCATCATGGAGCGCGGCGCGCCCAGCCTGGCGGTGGCGGTGGTGCCCGATTCGGGCCGGGACGAACTCGAGGGGCTCAGCGGCACCTTGAACATCCGCATCGAAGGCGGCAAGCACTACTACGATTTCGACTACATGCTGGCGGATGCCGCATAACGCCGCATAACGCCTCACAGCGCCTAGCAACGCCTAATACCGCCCAATACCGCTACCGCCGTTCACGCCACGCCGACCGGGTCCGCCAGCATGAATAAAGACGCCATCAAAGGTTTGCTGATCGTGCTGGCCATCGCCGTGGCGCTGGGGCTGGGCGCGGTGATGCTGACCGACGACGGCTGGCGCAAGCTGGGCTGCGCGTTCCGCGCCGTCGCCCAGGGCGTCGCCATCAGCAACATACGGTCGCTCTGCTATTAAACGCCGCAGACCAAAAAAAATCCCGCACCAGGCGGGATTTCTGTCGTGCCGCTTACCGGGCAACGCCTAGTTCTCGAACTTGTCCGACGGCTGGCGGCGGCGCGAGGAGAAACCCAGCAGCGCCAGACCGAACGCCATCATGGCAAAGGTTTGCGGTTCCGGCACCGGCGAGGCGGCGGCGTCGACCTGCTGCGCCGGGTTGGCTGTCGGCAGTGTGGCGAGATCGATACTGTCGTCGTCCCTGGCGGCCGAGTCGTCGGCGGTCAGGCATGGCGAGGCCGCATTCGGCACGCATTTTTCGACTTCAATTGTTGCAGGTGCGATAGGCGCCGCCGGAGTGGCATCGACTTTCGCTTGCGCCGCGCCGGTCAGGCTCAGCGCGACTAGCACGGAGGTTAAAAGTGGTGTTTTTTTCATAATTTGCTCCTATGGCAATACTGCGGGTCAGGGCGTTAACTGCAATTTAATGCAGACACCTTAGACTTGCGGCCGCAATGCATTTGACGTTTATTGCACAAAGACTATTAAACCACAATTCATAACATATTGCTATCTGTGTTTATGTCAGAGAAATTTATTATTGCGATGCAACAACAGACTGGTTCCCTGGGCCTGCGCCGCAGGCTTTTTGCGAACTCAGACGTGAGGTGCAGGATGATATCCATTTATAAAAAAAGCTGGCGGACAATTGGATTTACAGCAATATTTACCGGGGCGCTGGCGCTCACCGGTTGCGCCAGCGGCGCCCGAACAGGGTCGGCCGCGGATGCCGGGGAGGCCGCCGTCACGCCGCTCGGCCCCAACCCGCAGGTGTTGCTGCTGGGCGAGGTGCACGACAACGCACGGGGACACCGGCTACGCTACGAATTGCTGCGCCAACGGGTCGAGGGTGGCTGGCGGCCGGCCATCGTCATGGAACAGTTCGACCGCGAAGACCAGGATTTGCTGGACAAGGCGCAAAAAGGCTGTCTCGACGCGCAATGTGTGATCCGCGTCGTCAATGGCGCCCGTTGGGACTGGCAACTGTACTACCCGGTGATCCAGCTGGCGCTGACCTACCACCTGCCGCTGGTGGCCGGCAATTTGTCGCGCGCCGACGCCTCACGCGTGGTGCGCGACGGCGTGACCGCCACGTTCGACCCGCAAAGCATCAAGGACTACCGGCTGGACCAGCCGCTGCCGGCCGACGTGCGCGCCACCCAGCAACAGGAAATCGCCGTCGGCCACTGCGGTATGACGCCGGAGATGATGCTCGAGGGCATGGTCAACGCGCAGGTCGCGCGCGACATCTGGATGGCCAAGATCGTGCGCGACCAGCGGCCGCGCGATGTCGTGCTGATCGCCGGCAACGGCCACGTGCGCAAGGACATCGGAGTCGCGCGCTGGCTCAATCGGATTGAGCCTATACTGATCGTGCGCAGCGAGGGCTTCGTCGAGGGCGGCGACGAGGATGGCGGCCTGTACGACGTGGTGCACAAGCTCACACCCGAGAAGCGCACCGATCCATGTGCCAAGTTCAAAACCAAATGAAAACTGTCTATATAGCCGAGGCGCCCCAGCGCGCCGAGATCGACGCCATGCCGGGCGCCACGCTGCTGGAGTTCGGCGCCAACTGGTGCGGCCACTGCATGGTCGCCCAGCCGCCGCTGCAACAGGCGATGGCCGGCCACGACGCCGTCAGCCACTACAAGGTCGAGGATGGGCCGGGCCGTCCGCTGGGCCGCTCGTACAAGGTCAAGCTGTGGCCGACCCTGGTCTTCCTGCGCGACGGCCGGGAAGTGGCGCGCGTGGTGCGTCCACTCAAGGCCGACGAGATCGCCGCCGGACTGTCGCAAATCGATCACTAAGCTGTTATCGAGAGCAATCATATCTGCTTGGCAAGCTGCGGACCGGGTGTGTATGATGAGGCGCACCACCCATCCGCAGGAGCTTCACGCATGAGCAAGTCTCAACCGGGATCGTCCAAGACCAACAAACCGTCCACGGTGCTGTTTGCCAGCTTGATCGGCACCACCATCGAATTCTTCGATTTCTATATCTACGCCACCGCCGCCGTGCTGGTGTTCCCCAAACTGTTCTTCCCCGCCAGCGATCCGGCCGCCGCCACCTTGCAGTCGCTGGCCACGTTCGCCATCGCCTTCTTCGCGCGCCCGGTCGGCTCGGCCGTGTTCGGCCACTTCGGCGACCGCGTCGGCCGCAAGGCCACCCTGGTGGCGGCGTTGTTGATGATGGGTATCTCGACCGTGGTGATCGGCATGCTGCCGACCTACGCACAGATCGGCACGCTGGCGCCGGCGCTGCTGGCGCTGTGCCGCTTCGGCCAGGGCCTCGGCCTGGGCGGCGAGTGGGGCGGCGCGGTGCTGCTGGCAACCGAGAACGCGCCGCCGGGCAAACGCGCCTGGTACGGGATGTTCCCGCAGCTGGGCGCGCCGATCGGCTTCTTCCTGTCGGGCGGCATCTTCCTGCTGTTGAGCGAAGTGCTGACCGACGCCGAGTTCTTCAGCTACGGCTGGCGCATCCCGTTCCTGGCCAGCTCGCTGCTGGTGATCGTCGGCCTGTACATCCGCCTCAAAATCCACGAGACGCCGGACTTCCAGAAGGTGCTCGACAAGAACGAGCGCGTCAAGGTGCCGGTCGTCACCGTGTTCCGCGACCATGGCCGCGTGCTGGTGCTGGGCACCTTGATCGCGCTGGCCACCTTCGTGCTGTTCTACCTGATGACGGTGTTCGCGCTCAGCTGGGGCACCACGGCCCTCAAGTTCACCCGCAAGGACTTCCTGATCCAGCAATTGATCGCCGTGCTGTTCTTCGGCCTGACGATCCCGGTCGCCGCGCTGTGGGCCGACCGCTTCGGCCGCCGCACCACCCTGATCTGGGTCTCGGCGGCGATCGCCGTGTTCGGGCTGGCGCTGGCGCCGCTGTTCGGCTCCGGCAGCGTGGTCCAGGTCACCGTGTTCCTGTCGGTCGGGCTGGGGCTGATGGGCATGACCTACGGCCCGCTGGGCACCATCCTGTCGGAACTGTTCCCGCCGGAGGTGCGCTACACCGGCGCCTCGCTGACGTTCAACCTGGCCGGCATCCTCGGCGCCTCGCTGGCGCCGTACATCGCCACCTGGCTGGCGACCAACTACGGCTTGCAGTACGTCGGCTACTACTTGTCGGGCGCGGCGGTCATCAGCCTGGTCGCGCTATTGCTGGTCAAGACCGGCGACGCGCGCACGGCGCGGCCGGCCTAAAGTCATCCTACAACGTTGCGGGGCGCGACCGCCAACCCGCAAAGCGGCCCCATGGGGCCGTACCCCCGTTCGGGGTACGACCCCAGTCCATCGTGTGCGGGTTTCCGGTTTTTGTGCTTGCTTATCAAGTTTTATAGTTGTACGATGACATACGACTAAAGTGATCTCGTGGAGACCGAGAGATCATCACCAAAACCAAAACATAAGTGATGCCATGAACCTGAGCGAGCCAGTAACTCCGCACGTGGTGGGCCAAGCCGTCGGTAAATACCGATGGACCATCTGTGCACTGTTGTTTTTTGCCACCACCGTCAACTACCTGGACCGCCAGGTATTGAGCCTGCTGGCGCCGGACCTGTCCAAGGAATTCGGCTGGACCAATACCGACTACGCCAACATCGCCGCCGCCTTCCAGTTCGTCTATGCGGTGTCGATGCTGTTCGCCGGCCGCGTGGTCGACAAGATCGGCACCAAAGCCGCCTACGTGGTGGCCATCGTCATCTGGTCGCTGGGCGCCATCCTGCACGCGTTCTCGGTGCCGATGGGCGAGGGCGCGGCCGTCATCGGCGCCGCCTTCGGCGTGGTGCTGGTGCCGTCGATCGTCGGCTTCATGATTTCGCGCGCGGTGCTGGCGGTCGGCGAGGCCGGCAACTTCCCGGCCGCGATCAAAGCCACTGCGGAATATTTCCCGAAGAAGGAACGCTCCTTCGCGACCGGCATCTTCAACTCCGGCGCCAATGTCGGCGCCATCCTCGCGCCGATCACGGTGCCGCTCATCGCCGCCACTTGGGGCTGGCAATCGGCCTTCGTCATCATCGGCCTGATCGGTTTCCTGTGGATGGCACTGTGGCTGTGGCTGTACGAAAAGCCGGAACAGCAAAAGCGCCTGTCCAAGGCCGAGCTGGCCTATATCCGCAGCGATTCGGTGCAGCCGGTCGAGAAAACGGAAGAAGCGTCGGCCGCCGCCGCCAGGAAAGTATCGTGGTTCCAGCTGCTCAAATACCGCCAGACCTGGGCCTTCGCCTTCGGCAAATTCATGACCGACGGCGTCTGGTGGTTCTTCCTGTTCTGGCTGCCGACCTATTTGTCGGCGCAATACGGCATGAAGGGCGACGCCATCATCGTGCCGCTGGCCGTGTTGTACAGCATGACGATGATCGGCTCGATCGGCGGCGGCTGGTTCCCCAGCTACTTCATGTCGCGCGGCTACGCGCCGTACGACGGCCGCATGAAAGCCATGCTGGTGATCGCCTTCTTCCCGCTGGTGGTGCTGCTGGCGCAACCGCTGGGCGCGATCAGCTTCTGGGTGCCGGTGCTGCTGATCGGCGTGGGCGCGTCGGCGCACCAGGCCTGGTCGGCCAACATCTTCACCACCGTGTCGGACATGTTCCCGCAAAAATCGGTGGCCTCGGTGATCGGCATCGGCGGCATGGCCGGCGGCATCGGCGGCGTCGCGCTGACCAAGCTGGGCGGCTGGGTGTTCGATTACTACAAATCGGTCAACGACATCCGCACCGGCTACATGATCATGTTCGGCATCTGCGCGCTGGCCTACCTGGTGGCGTGGTGCGTGATGAAGGCGCTGGTGCCGCGCCACAAGGAAATCACCGACCTGTAAGCGGGCAGGGTTGGGCGTCGGGGGCGCGTGCTAATATCCCCGCTTTGGCGGCGCGCCAACCCCACAGCCCGATCATGAAAAAAAATGTAGCAACCATACGCGACGTCGCGGCGGCGGCCGGTGTCTCGACCGCCACCGTCTCCAAGTTCGTCAACGGCGCGCAGCGCTTCTCGCCGGCGGTGGAGGCGACCATCAAGGAAGTCATCGCGCGGCTGGGCTACCGCTCCAATCCGCTGGCGCAATCGATGATCACCGGCCGCACCAAGAGCATCGGCCTGTCGGTGCTCGACGTCGGCAATCCCCATTTCACCAGCATCGTCAAGGGCGCCAACCGGGTCGCGCTGGCGCACGGCTACACCTTGCTGCTGGTCGACACCGAGGAAAATCCCGACCGCGAGCGGCCGCTGCTCGAGGCGCTGAGCCGGCGGGTCGACGGCTTGATCATCTTCTCCCGCATGCTCGAATCGGAAATGGACTGGGTCATGGACCTGGGCAAGCCGCTGGTGTATTTCGGCCGGCCGGCGCGGCTGAACCTGCCGTGGGTCGGCAGCGACGACCAGCGCGGCGCCGGCATGCTGGTGCGGCACCTGGTCTCGCAGGGGCACAAGCGCATCGCCTACCTGAGTTTTCCGCGCTCGCGTCGCGACGAGGACCGGCTGGGCGCGATCCGCGAGTGCCTGAAGGGCTACGGGCAGGCATTGACGGTCTACGAAGGCAGCGCGCCGACATCGGCCGAAGGCGAGCGCCTGTGCTCGGCCATCATGCTGGGCGAAGCGCACCCGGACGCCTTGATCTGCTACAACGACCTGATCGCGCTCGGCTTCATGAAGGCGGCGCAAACCCTCGGTTTCAGCCTGCCGGCCGACATCTCGGTGGCCGGCTTCGACAACATCCAGTACGGCCAGTACACGTCGCCGGCGCTGACGACGGTCGACCTGCAGAGCGAGCGCATGGGCGTCGCCGCGATGGAAAAGCTGATCGCCGCCATCGACGGCAAGCCGCTGTCGGACACCGCGATGATCGAACCGCAACTGGTGCTGCGCACCTCGATCGCCCGGCGCAATTAATTTCCATAAACTCCGGGGTCAGGTCCACCAATGCTACACGGCCTCAGCGCTACCGGCGGTTTTGGCGTGCCTACGGTTGAACTCGTGTAGAAATGGTGGACCTGACCCCGGAGTTGCCGGAGTTGCTTCAGGCGATGATGGTGTCGATGCGCGCCGGCGAGATCGGCATGCGTACCGCGTCGGGACGCCAGCCGTACAGCACTTCGGTGGCGCCGCCGCAGATGCGGCCCTGGCACGGTCCCATGCCGCAGCGCGTTTGCAGCTTGGCGCAGCGCCAGGTGGTGTGCGTGCGCAGCTCGCCGTGGCTGACGTCCTCGCAGCGGCAGACGATGGTGTCGTCGCCGGCCAGGGTGGCAAGCTCCGGCCGCAGCGCGAAGGTGCGCGCCAGCTTGTCCGCAAATTTCTTCCAGCGCGTGCGTTGGCCGAACTCGGCCTGCGCCGGCACGATCTGGCCGGTGGCCGACAGCCCGGCGATGCGGCCTTCCACCAGCGCCAGGTCCACCCCGCCCACGCCCGTGCCTTCGCCCGCGCAGTAGATGCCCGGCACCGAGGTTTGCTGCCAGTGGTCAGCTTCGACCACCGTCTGCGCGCCGTCGCTGG encodes:
- a CDS encoding MFS transporter; translated protein: MNLSEPVTPHVVGQAVGKYRWTICALLFFATTVNYLDRQVLSLLAPDLSKEFGWTNTDYANIAAAFQFVYAVSMLFAGRVVDKIGTKAAYVVAIVIWSLGAILHAFSVPMGEGAAVIGAAFGVVLVPSIVGFMISRAVLAVGEAGNFPAAIKATAEYFPKKERSFATGIFNSGANVGAILAPITVPLIAATWGWQSAFVIIGLIGFLWMALWLWLYEKPEQQKRLSKAELAYIRSDSVQPVEKTEEASAAAARKVSWFQLLKYRQTWAFAFGKFMTDGVWWFFLFWLPTYLSAQYGMKGDAIIVPLAVLYSMTMIGSIGGGWFPSYFMSRGYAPYDGRMKAMLVIAFFPLVVLLAQPLGAISFWVPVLLIGVGASAHQAWSANIFTTVSDMFPQKSVASVIGIGGMAGGIGGVALTKLGGWVFDYYKSVNDIRTGYMIMFGICALAYLVAWCVMKALVPRHKEITDL
- a CDS encoding LacI family transcriptional regulator; the encoded protein is MKKNVATIRDVAAAAGVSTATVSKFVNGAQRFSPAVEATIKEVIARLGYRSNPLAQSMITGRTKSIGLSVLDVGNPHFTSIVKGANRVALAHGYTLLLVDTEENPDRERPLLEALSRRVDGLIIFSRMLESEMDWVMDLGKPLVYFGRPARLNLPWVGSDDQRGAGMLVRHLVSQGHKRIAYLSFPRSRRDEDRLGAIRECLKGYGQALTVYEGSAPTSAEGERLCSAIMLGEAHPDALICYNDLIALGFMKAAQTLGFSLPADISVAGFDNIQYGQYTSPALTTVDLQSERMGVAAMEKLIAAIDGKPLSDTAMIEPQLVLRTSIARRN
- a CDS encoding thioredoxin family protein, with amino-acid sequence MKTVYIAEAPQRAEIDAMPGATLLEFGANWCGHCMVAQPPLQQAMAGHDAVSHYKVEDGPGRPLGRSYKVKLWPTLVFLRDGREVARVVRPLKADEIAAGLSQIDH
- a CDS encoding MHS family MFS transporter; amino-acid sequence: MSKSQPGSSKTNKPSTVLFASLIGTTIEFFDFYIYATAAVLVFPKLFFPASDPAAATLQSLATFAIAFFARPVGSAVFGHFGDRVGRKATLVAALLMMGISTVVIGMLPTYAQIGTLAPALLALCRFGQGLGLGGEWGGAVLLATENAPPGKRAWYGMFPQLGAPIGFFLSGGIFLLLSEVLTDAEFFSYGWRIPFLASSLLVIVGLYIRLKIHETPDFQKVLDKNERVKVPVVTVFRDHGRVLVLGTLIALATFVLFYLMTVFALSWGTTALKFTRKDFLIQQLIAVLFFGLTIPVAALWADRFGRRTTLIWVSAAIAVFGLALAPLFGSGSVVQVTVFLSVGLGLMGMTYGPLGTILSELFPPEVRYTGASLTFNLAGILGASLAPYIATWLATNYGLQYVGYYLSGAAVISLVALLLVKTGDARTARPA
- a CDS encoding PEP-CTERM sorting domain-containing protein; the encoded protein is MKKTPLLTSVLVALSLTGAAQAKVDATPAAPIAPATIEVEKCVPNAASPCLTADDSAARDDDSIDLATLPTANPAQQVDAAASPVPEPQTFAMMAFGLALLGFSSRRRQPSDKFEN
- a CDS encoding DUF3224 domain-containing protein, translated to MNRITGEFSVKMQPESASAVAADTGVGRMSLDKQYHGALTATGKGEMLAYMDSALGSGVYVAIERVEGTLDGKRGNFLLHHRGIMERGAPSLAVAVVPDSGRDELEGLSGTLNIRIEGGKHYYDFDYMLADAA
- a CDS encoding HAMP domain-containing histidine kinase encodes the protein MSGIQGRLTLLFVVIVTLVLGISGTYAQYSLGHELEVSSQRLRQGVLTRLQTSLPSALWDLDKAKVDNIVAAEMMPPELVSIRVYDTSVGLFSGRLRHEDGKISTIENDAAVAGTPVVADLAYRDSGAAGAALKPVIVGRVVVNFSRAQIDATLAAEVRRKVIEVLLLDLILVAALALSLRIVFDPLKRLRDGLFDLATRGSDEVEELPDSRRDELGEVIRGFNAIQRKVKSNIQRIREAEDEARKSAQATARAMADLRRTQESLLQAERLASLGGLVAGVAHEINTPVGIALTSASVLMEATEKVQLAVEGGNIKKSDIMRYLDTAAESTRLIMNNAYRAAHLIHSFKQIAVDQVSEARRRFELRDYINEVVSSLQPKLKKTHIAVGIDCPPDIMLDSYPGALAQVITNLTLNCVDHAFEPDDEGRITIDVARQGDWIEMRVSDNGKGIAPEMLDKVFDPFVTTRRGQGGTGLGLNIVFNLMAKQFGGTVTVASVLGHGATFTLRMPCVTPVDDTSGQTDIRLPA
- a CDS encoding ChaN family lipoprotein — its product is MISIYKKSWRTIGFTAIFTGALALTGCASGARTGSAADAGEAAVTPLGPNPQVLLLGEVHDNARGHRLRYELLRQRVEGGWRPAIVMEQFDREDQDLLDKAQKGCLDAQCVIRVVNGARWDWQLYYPVIQLALTYHLPLVAGNLSRADASRVVRDGVTATFDPQSIKDYRLDQPLPADVRATQQQEIAVGHCGMTPEMMLEGMVNAQVARDIWMAKIVRDQRPRDVVLIAGNGHVRKDIGVARWLNRIEPILIVRSEGFVEGGDEDGGLYDVVHKLTPEKRTDPCAKFKTK